In Geobacillus kaustophilus, a genomic segment contains:
- a CDS encoding alpha-N-arabinofuranosidase, with translation MPKGTINKNIYGHFAEHLGRCIYEGIWVGEDSPIPNTNGIRNDVLQALKNIKVPVLRWPGGCFADEYHWKDGVGPREQRKKMINTHWGGVIENNHFGTHEFMMLCEMLECEPYICGNVGSGTVQEMSEWIEYMTFDGESPMANWRKENGREKPWKLKYFGVGNENWGCGGNMRPEYYADLYRRYQTYVRNYGDNQIYKIACGANVDDYYWTEVLMKNAGRFMDGLSLHYYTIPGDFWLGKGSATDFTEDEWFITLKKALYIDELITRHSTIMDKYDPEKRVGLIVDEWGTWYDVEPGTNPGFLYQQNTIRDALVAALHFHIFHNHCDRVRMANIAQTVNVLQAVILTRGEQMILTPTYHVFDMYKVHQDAELLAIESSCAEYEHRGETLPQVSITASKNGEGTVHISLCNIDHRNEAVVDLEFRGDSLARKQVFGTMLTANEMNAHNTFEKPDAVKPEPFRQIELGQHTLMAKLPPMSVVTLAIVENKTALIERQ, from the coding sequence ATGCCAAAAGGAACCATCAACAAGAACATTTACGGCCATTTTGCGGAACATCTTGGGCGTTGCATTTATGAAGGAATTTGGGTCGGAGAAGACTCTCCGATTCCGAATACAAATGGGATTCGCAACGATGTATTGCAAGCGTTGAAAAACATAAAAGTTCCGGTTCTACGGTGGCCGGGCGGCTGCTTTGCGGATGAGTACCATTGGAAGGATGGGGTTGGCCCAAGGGAGCAGCGCAAAAAAATGATTAACACCCATTGGGGAGGGGTGATTGAGAACAATCATTTCGGCACTCACGAGTTTATGATGTTATGCGAAATGCTTGAATGCGAGCCTTATATTTGCGGCAATGTAGGCAGCGGCACGGTTCAAGAGATGTCAGAATGGATTGAGTATATGACATTTGATGGAGAATCGCCAATGGCGAATTGGCGCAAGGAGAATGGGCGGGAGAAGCCGTGGAAGTTGAAATATTTCGGGGTCGGGAATGAAAACTGGGGCTGCGGAGGGAATATGCGCCCTGAATATTACGCCGACCTGTATCGCCGCTATCAAACATATGTCAGAAATTACGGGGACAATCAAATTTATAAAATTGCCTGTGGTGCGAATGTAGATGACTATTACTGGACAGAAGTTTTAATGAAAAATGCCGGCCGCTTTATGGATGGGTTGAGCCTTCATTATTATACAATTCCTGGGGACTTTTGGCTCGGGAAAGGCTCCGCCACGGATTTTACAGAAGATGAGTGGTTTATTACATTGAAAAAAGCATTATATATAGATGAATTGATTACGAGGCATAGCACGATTATGGATAAGTACGATCCGGAAAAGCGCGTCGGGCTCATTGTGGATGAATGGGGAACGTGGTATGACGTAGAACCGGGCACGAATCCGGGATTCTTATATCAACAAAATACAATCCGTGATGCGCTTGTCGCAGCTCTCCATTTTCATATTTTCCATAACCATTGTGATCGAGTGCGAATGGCGAATATCGCGCAAACGGTTAACGTCTTGCAAGCGGTCATTTTGACAAGAGGGGAACAAATGATTCTCACGCCTACGTATCATGTGTTTGACATGTATAAGGTTCACCAAGATGCCGAGTTGTTGGCAATAGAGTCTTCATGTGCCGAGTATGAGCATCGCGGGGAAACGTTGCCGCAAGTAAGCATCACTGCATCCAAGAACGGGGAAGGAACTGTCCATATCAGTTTATGCAATATTGATCATCGAAATGAGGCGGTAGTAGATTTAGAGTTTCGTGGAGACAGCCTCGCACGCAAGCAAGTATTCGGCACGATGTTAACAGCGAATGAGATGAATGCCCATAATACATTTGAAAAGCCGGATGCAGTGAAGCCCGAACCGTTCCGTCAAATAGAGCTCGGCCAACATACACTGATGGCCAAACTTCCGCCCATGTCTGTCGTCACTTTAGCGATTGTTGAAAATAAAACGGCTTTGATTGAACGACAATGA
- a CDS encoding carbohydrate ABC transporter permease: MEAVVQKNAKLNVNTVAKKNRIINLVLFFLLSVGAVFMIAPLLWMVSTSLKDKQDVFSLPPKWIPETIHFEKYIEIWEKGPLLSGMINSLIVAVTVTVVGTFTSSLAAFAFAKLRFPGRNKIFLLLLTSMMIPYPVVMIPQFIMFSSLEWTDTLLPLIVPGLFGNIMMIFFLRQYLSSIPDSIIEAAKIDGCSYFQIYYKIVLPLIRPAVAAQLILWFMGIWNDYLAPIIYLNSPEKQTLQLVIASFNANFAIQSDYPLIMAASVVALLPMIIVFVIFQKQIIESIAISGIKG; the protein is encoded by the coding sequence ATGGAAGCAGTTGTGCAAAAAAATGCGAAACTTAATGTAAATACGGTGGCGAAAAAAAACCGCATCATCAACTTAGTGCTTTTCTTCCTTTTATCTGTGGGAGCCGTTTTTATGATCGCGCCCTTGCTCTGGATGGTATCGACGTCCTTGAAAGATAAGCAGGATGTATTTTCTTTGCCGCCAAAGTGGATTCCGGAAACGATACATTTTGAAAAATATATCGAGATATGGGAAAAAGGTCCTTTGCTTTCGGGGATGATCAATAGCTTGATTGTCGCTGTCACGGTAACGGTAGTCGGAACATTTACTTCCAGTTTAGCGGCATTTGCATTTGCCAAGTTGCGATTCCCTGGAAGAAATAAAATTTTTCTTTTATTGTTGACTTCAATGATGATTCCTTATCCAGTGGTTATGATTCCGCAGTTTATCATGTTTTCTAGCCTTGAGTGGACGGATACGCTATTGCCATTAATTGTTCCAGGATTGTTTGGAAATATTATGATGATTTTTTTTCTCAGACAATATTTAAGCAGCATACCTGATTCCATTATTGAAGCGGCAAAAATTGATGGATGTTCATATTTCCAAATTTATTATAAAATTGTTCTCCCTTTAATTCGGCCGGCTGTTGCTGCACAATTGATTTTATGGTTTATGGGGATATGGAATGACTATTTAGCGCCTATTATTTATCTGAATTCTCCGGAAAAGCAAACATTGCAATTGGTGATTGCTAGCTTTAACGCCAATTTTGCAATTCAAAGTGACTATCCGTTAATTATGGCGGCTTCCGTAGTCGCTCTGTTGCCTATGATTATTGTGTTTGTCATCTTCCAAAAACAAATTATTGAATCGATTGCTATTTCAGGGATTAAAGGATAG
- a CDS encoding DUF6171 family protein: protein MKTKAAENMEEKNWCQDCAGSVIVTREMMDPLIEQIDRSALVSDDVYEKRINICRSCSSLQYGTTCAYSGYLVHYQAKWRRECCPFPGRAKWGREE, encoded by the coding sequence ATGAAGACAAAGGCGGCGGAAAATATGGAAGAAAAAAATTGGTGCCAAGACTGCGCGGGCAGCGTCATCGTTACACGGGAAATGATGGATCCGCTCATTGAACAAATTGATCGTTCAGCACTCGTTTCCGATGACGTATATGAGAAAAGGATCAATATATGCAGAAGTTGTTCCTCTCTCCAATATGGCACAACTTGCGCCTATAGCGGGTATCTTGTCCATTACCAGGCAAAATGGAGGCGGGAATGTTGCCCGTTTCCGGGAAGGGCGAAATGGGGAAGGGAAGAATAG
- a CDS encoding carbohydrate ABC transporter permease — protein MKYSYDIEGGERREAEKKPPIVLVSKGKIYAYLFISAPVIGFLVFTFVPSLYSLYGAFTDWNGLGQMNFIGLDNFKALFKDEYFYKAMYNTIFMMIGIPIGVVLSLLLALALNRGVPGTNVFRVIYYIPVISSIAAISILWQWAYNGDYGLVNQFLGFFGIKGPNWLQNVHTVKPALIIMAVWKGLGYTMLLYLAALQSVPKTFYEAAKLDGANALQSFWYITLPMVKPVTFFIIVTSVIGGAQIFTEIDVMTPNGGPEFSSASIVWYIWQKAFGNFQLGYASAMAVILGIFIFIVTYIQFRLNERSRFDMD, from the coding sequence ATGAAATACTCTTATGATATTGAAGGAGGGGAGAGGCGTGAAGCGGAGAAGAAGCCACCAATCGTCCTTGTATCGAAAGGAAAAATTTATGCATACTTGTTTATTTCCGCTCCGGTGATAGGATTCCTTGTTTTTACTTTTGTTCCATCTCTCTACTCTTTATATGGGGCATTTACCGATTGGAACGGGCTTGGGCAAATGAATTTTATAGGGCTGGACAATTTTAAAGCCTTGTTTAAAGATGAATATTTTTACAAAGCTATGTATAACACGATTTTTATGATGATTGGCATCCCTATCGGTGTGGTGCTGTCTCTTCTGCTGGCCTTGGCACTGAATAGAGGGGTTCCTGGAACCAATGTCTTTCGCGTGATTTATTATATTCCTGTTATTTCTTCAATTGCTGCGATATCCATATTGTGGCAATGGGCGTATAATGGGGATTATGGATTAGTTAATCAGTTTTTAGGTTTTTTTGGCATCAAAGGGCCTAACTGGCTTCAGAATGTTCACACTGTCAAACCTGCGTTAATTATTATGGCCGTTTGGAAAGGATTAGGGTATACTATGTTGCTTTATTTGGCTGCTTTGCAAAGCGTGCCAAAAACGTTTTATGAAGCGGCAAAGCTGGATGGGGCTAACGCGTTGCAATCTTTTTGGTATATTACGCTGCCGATGGTGAAGCCCGTAACCTTCTTTATTATTGTCACCTCAGTAATTGGTGGGGCGCAAATTTTTACGGAAATTGACGTGATGACGCCAAACGGAGGACCGGAGTTTAGCTCGGCCTCGATTGTTTGGTATATTTGGCAAAAAGCGTTTGGGAATTTCCAATTAGGATATGCATCCGCTATGGCTGTAATCCTCGGAATCTTTATATTTATCGTCACGTATATTCAATTTCGGTTGAATGAGCGGTCAAGATTTGATATGGATTAA
- a CDS encoding Gfo/Idh/MocA family protein has protein sequence MERKVRFGIISTAAIAQEVMIPAIRRVECAEVVAIASERGKANQTARELGIPKAYDSYDQLLDDPDVDAVYIPLPNSLHAEWTIKAANKKKHVLCEKPAALCEEDVRRMIEACEENGVLFMEAFMYQFHPQHERVKQLLAAGEIGDVKYMRTHFSFYLKDRETNIRMNDELGGGSLFDVGCYCVHSTRHVLDAEPVELFVQSRFDPHRSVDLTTIGWMKMENGVFAQFTCSFDMFFKNEYEIIGTKGKIVVSRAYRPDVDGGGGRITVVTADGSEREETVFGDQYALQIEHFSRAILEGTPLLYSPERMIKQSRALDACRTSMKTGAIVRL, from the coding sequence ATGGAACGCAAAGTCCGTTTTGGCATCATCAGCACCGCCGCTATTGCCCAAGAGGTGATGATCCCGGCGATTCGCCGCGTGGAGTGCGCGGAAGTTGTGGCGATTGCCAGTGAAAGGGGAAAGGCGAATCAAACGGCGCGGGAACTTGGGATTCCGAAAGCGTACGACAGTTATGACCAGCTGCTCGATGACCCTGATGTTGATGCGGTGTACATTCCACTGCCGAACAGCTTGCACGCCGAATGGACGATTAAAGCGGCGAACAAGAAAAAGCATGTGCTTTGCGAAAAACCCGCCGCCTTATGTGAGGAAGATGTCCGGCGCATGATCGAGGCGTGCGAGGAAAACGGCGTTTTATTTATGGAAGCGTTCATGTACCAATTCCATCCGCAGCACGAGCGGGTGAAGCAACTTCTAGCTGCTGGCGAGATCGGCGATGTCAAGTACATGCGCACCCATTTCTCGTTTTACCTGAAAGACCGAGAAACGAATATCCGCATGAACGATGAGCTTGGCGGGGGGAGTCTGTTCGATGTCGGCTGTTATTGTGTGCATTCGACAAGACACGTCCTTGACGCCGAGCCCGTCGAGCTGTTCGTCCAATCTCGTTTTGATCCGCATCGTTCGGTTGATTTGACGACGATCGGTTGGATGAAGATGGAAAATGGTGTTTTCGCCCAGTTCACGTGCAGCTTCGATATGTTCTTCAAAAATGAGTACGAAATCATCGGCACGAAGGGAAAAATCGTTGTTTCGCGGGCGTACCGGCCGGATGTGGACGGGGGAGGGGGACGGATTACGGTCGTAACGGCTGATGGAAGCGAGCGTGAGGAAACCGTGTTTGGCGACCAATACGCGCTGCAAATCGAGCACTTTTCCCGCGCCATTCTCGAAGGGACGCCGCTGTTGTATTCGCCGGAGCGCATGATCAAACAATCGCGGGCGCTCGACGCTTGCCGCACATCGATGAAAACGGGAGCGATCGTGCGGTTATGA
- a CDS encoding alpha-N-arabinofuranosidase encodes MATKKATMIIEKDFKIAEIDKRIYGSFIEHLGRAVYGGIYEPGHPQADENGFRQDVIELVKELQVPIIRYPGGNFVSGYNWEDGVGPKEQRPRRLDLAWRSVETNEIGLNEFMDWAKMVGAEVNMAVNLGTRGIDAARNLVEYCNHPSGSYYSDLRIAHGYKEPHKIKTWCLGNEMDGPWQIGHKTAVEYGRIACEAAKVMKWVDPTIELVVCGSSNRSMPTFAEWEATVLDHTYDHVDYISLHQYYGNRDNNTANYLALSLEMDDFIRSVVAIADYVKAKKRSKKTIHLSFDEWNVWYHSNEADKQIEPWTVAPPLLEDIYNFEDALLVGCMLITLMKHADRVKIACLAQLVNVIAPIMTEKNGPAWKQTIYYPFMHASVYGRGVALHPVISSPKYDSKDFTDVPYLEAIAVYNEEKEEVTIFAVNRDMDDSLLLECDVRNFEDYRVIEHIVLEHDNVKQTNSAQSSPVVPHRNGDAQMSDGKVSATLPKLSWNVIRLGKR; translated from the coding sequence ATGGCTACGAAAAAAGCAACGATGATCATCGAAAAAGACTTCAAAATCGCTGAAATCGACAAACGCATTTACGGTTCTTTTATCGAGCACCTCGGCCGCGCTGTATACGGAGGGATTTATGAGCCGGGACATCCGCAGGCAGATGAAAACGGCTTCCGGCAAGATGTCATCGAGCTGGTCAAAGAGCTGCAAGTGCCGATCATCCGCTATCCGGGCGGGAATTTTGTGTCCGGTTACAACTGGGAAGATGGAGTGGGGCCAAAAGAGCAGCGTCCGCGTCGGCTTGATTTGGCGTGGCGGTCGGTGGAAACGAATGAAATTGGCTTGAATGAATTTATGGATTGGGCCAAGATGGTCGGAGCCGAAGTGAATATGGCCGTCAACTTAGGGACGCGCGGCATTGATGCGGCACGCAACTTAGTCGAATACTGCAACCACCCATCGGGCTCCTACTACAGCGATTTGCGCATTGCCCACGGCTACAAAGAGCCTCATAAAATTAAAACGTGGTGCTTGGGCAATGAGATGGATGGTCCGTGGCAAATCGGCCATAAGACGGCCGTCGAGTACGGGCGGATTGCTTGCGAAGCAGCCAAAGTGATGAAATGGGTCGACCCAACAATTGAACTCGTCGTCTGCGGAAGCTCGAACCGGAGCATGCCGACGTTTGCGGAATGGGAAGCGACTGTTCTTGACCATACGTATGACCATGTCGACTATATTTCTCTCCATCAATACTACGGAAACCGGGATAATAATACGGCCAATTATTTGGCGCTGTCGCTGGAAATGGATGATTTTATCCGTTCGGTTGTCGCCATCGCCGATTATGTGAAGGCGAAAAAACGAAGCAAAAAAACGATCCACCTTTCGTTTGACGAATGGAACGTATGGTACCATTCGAATGAGGCGGATAAGCAAATTGAACCGTGGACGGTGGCGCCGCCTTTGTTGGAAGATATTTATAACTTTGAAGATGCGCTTCTTGTCGGCTGCATGCTTATTACGCTCATGAAACATGCCGATCGGGTGAAAATTGCCTGCTTGGCTCAATTAGTGAATGTCATTGCACCGATCATGACGGAAAAGAACGGTCCGGCATGGAAGCAAACGATTTACTATCCGTTTATGCATGCTTCTGTTTATGGCAGAGGGGTGGCGCTGCACCCAGTCATTTCAAGTCCGAAATACGACAGCAAAGACTTTACGGACGTGCCGTACTTAGAGGCGATCGCGGTGTACAATGAAGAAAAAGAAGAAGTAACGATTTTCGCCGTCAACCGTGATATGGACGATTCGTTACTGCTTGAGTGCGATGTCCGCAATTTTGAGGATTATCGCGTTATTGAACATATCGTATTGGAACATGACAACGTGAAACAAACGAATTCGGCGCAGTCGTCTCCGGTTGTTCCGCATCGCAACGGCGACGCTCAGATGTCCGATGGAAAAGTATCGGCGACGTTGCCGAAGTTGTCGTGGAACGTCATTCGTTTAGGAAAACGATAA
- a CDS encoding LamG-like jellyroll fold domain-containing protein — MKRRSLKGIALFLLIVAVCLSSATLGRGEEKHTGENVRQNQKVKDPQFTNVSVHDPSIVKDGDTYYIFGSHIEAAKSKDLMNWEKFTNGYTTPNNKLYGDLSKNLAGSFKWAGENDADSKGGFAVWAPDVFWNKDYINEDGTKGAYMIYYSVSSTYIRSAIGYAVSKHIEGPYKYVDTIVYSGFTKEEAYDANSKINKKWTNTNIPKLIEQGKLKGVRADWFHNDGSYNNRDFPNAIDPNLFYDEKGNLWMAYGSWSGGIFVLPMDKTTGKPIYPGKDGKTPDGRLVDRYFGIKIAGGYYQSGEGTYIVYDKNTDYYYLYVTYGWLGADGGYNMRQFRSTSPTGPYVDAKGQSAVLPGEVDNSPYGNKIMGNFLFERKVGDPGTGIGVGYVSPGHNSVYLDRKTGQQFLVFHTRFPQSGEYHEVRVHQMFMNKNGWPVVAPYRYAGEKLEKVNKQDVVGEYQLINHGKDYSADIKKQIFVRLNRNNTISGDATGTWRKIGHNQAEITIDGETYDGVFVRQWDPTSKRYVMAFTALSNEGVSIWGSKLADKTDEEIVEDVASDLDLGDTDHVVSNLHLPTEGTRHTVISWTTSDAKVVSETGVVHRPEVGSAPVTATLTATITKGDATATKVFHITVLPYEEAKLTAHYSFDNNDLRDSTGNFGPGTITGNRIDNEGGTIAYADGKIGKAAVLNGQSGIRLPDGLVSSNQYSVSLWVKPEQLTTHTTTFFGAKDPNHWVSLVPQGWDGNTMLWSGSSPWYDGRTFWKIPTGQWTHLAFSVDNGAVKVYINGVEKFSGTNFPDVFTGANASFALGVNWWDPPFKGLIDELRIYEGTLTPSQVTDLAQTSE; from the coding sequence ATGAAAAGGAGAAGTTTGAAAGGAATCGCTCTGTTTCTTTTAATTGTTGCCGTATGTTTGTCCAGCGCAACGCTAGGGAGGGGAGAAGAGAAGCATACAGGAGAGAATGTCCGGCAAAATCAAAAGGTAAAGGATCCCCAATTTACAAATGTATCTGTCCATGATCCATCGATTGTGAAAGACGGTGATACGTATTACATTTTTGGTTCCCATATTGAGGCCGCCAAGTCAAAAGATTTAATGAATTGGGAGAAGTTTACTAATGGCTACACAACACCAAATAATAAGCTATATGGCGATTTATCAAAGAATTTGGCTGGTTCGTTTAAATGGGCGGGCGAAAATGATGCCGACAGCAAGGGCGGTTTTGCGGTTTGGGCTCCGGATGTTTTTTGGAACAAAGACTATATCAATGAAGACGGCACAAAAGGAGCCTATATGATTTATTACTCGGTTTCGTCCACTTACATTCGGTCAGCCATCGGATATGCGGTGTCTAAGCATATCGAAGGCCCATATAAGTATGTGGATACAATTGTATATTCCGGATTTACTAAAGAGGAAGCGTATGATGCCAACAGCAAAATCAATAAAAAATGGACGAATACGAATATTCCTAAATTGATCGAGCAAGGAAAATTGAAAGGGGTGCGGGCCGATTGGTTTCATAATGATGGATCGTATAATAATCGAGACTTTCCTAACGCTATTGACCCCAATTTGTTCTATGATGAGAAAGGGAACCTTTGGATGGCTTACGGATCATGGTCTGGCGGTATTTTTGTCCTGCCGATGGACAAAACGACTGGCAAGCCGATCTATCCTGGCAAAGATGGAAAAACTCCCGATGGACGGCTTGTTGACCGATATTTCGGCATAAAGATCGCGGGCGGGTATTATCAATCAGGAGAAGGGACGTACATCGTCTACGATAAAAATACAGACTATTATTATTTGTATGTCACATACGGTTGGTTAGGAGCGGACGGCGGCTATAACATGAGACAGTTTCGGTCAACTAGCCCGACAGGACCTTACGTAGATGCAAAGGGGCAAAGTGCCGTTTTGCCCGGAGAAGTTGATAACTCCCCTTATGGCAATAAAATTATGGGGAACTTCTTATTCGAACGAAAAGTAGGGGATCCTGGGACGGGAATCGGCGTAGGGTATGTCTCTCCGGGGCATAACTCTGTTTATTTGGACCGCAAAACTGGCCAGCAATTTTTAGTTTTTCATACTCGTTTTCCGCAATCGGGTGAGTATCATGAAGTCCGGGTCCATCAAATGTTTATGAATAAAAATGGATGGCCGGTTGTAGCTCCATATCGGTATGCAGGCGAAAAGCTTGAAAAAGTCAACAAGCAAGATGTTGTTGGGGAATATCAATTGATCAATCACGGGAAAGACTATTCGGCTGACATAAAAAAGCAAATATTTGTACGCTTGAACAGAAATAACACCATTTCCGGGGATGCCACTGGGACGTGGAGAAAAATCGGACATAATCAAGCAGAAATCACAATCGATGGAGAAACGTATGACGGGGTATTTGTACGTCAATGGGATCCCACTTCCAAACGTTATGTCATGGCCTTTACCGCTCTTTCAAATGAAGGTGTCTCGATCTGGGGGAGCAAACTGGCTGATAAAACAGATGAGGAAATTGTAGAGGATGTCGCGAGTGACTTGGATCTTGGTGATACCGATCACGTGGTTTCCAACTTACATCTTCCCACCGAGGGAACAAGGCATACGGTAATTTCGTGGACCACTTCGGACGCAAAGGTGGTTTCCGAGACGGGAGTCGTTCATCGTCCGGAAGTCGGCTCAGCCCCTGTTACGGCTACCCTTACGGCGACGATTACGAAAGGAGATGCCACAGCGACGAAAGTGTTTCACATTACTGTACTGCCCTACGAGGAAGCGAAGTTAACTGCGCATTACAGTTTTGATAACAATGACTTAAGAGATAGTACGGGCAATTTTGGACCAGGTACGATTACTGGCAATAGAATCGATAACGAGGGCGGCACGATCGCTTATGCAGACGGCAAGATCGGGAAAGCGGCCGTATTGAACGGACAATCTGGCATCCGCTTGCCGGACGGTTTGGTCTCAAGCAACCAATATTCGGTGTCACTTTGGGTGAAACCGGAACAATTAACCACGCATACGACAACTTTCTTTGGCGCCAAGGATCCTAACCATTGGGTAAGCCTCGTTCCGCAAGGTTGGGACGGCAATACGATGCTATGGTCAGGAAGCTCGCCATGGTATGATGGTCGAACTTTTTGGAAAATCCCAACGGGTCAGTGGACACATTTAGCGTTCTCGGTCGATAACGGCGCGGTTAAAGTTTATATAAACGGCGTGGAAAAATTCAGCGGCACAAACTTTCCAGATGTCTTCACCGGCGCAAACGCAAGCTTCGCTCTAGGGGTAAACTGGTGGGATCCTCCATTCAAAGGATTGATTGACGAACTGCGCATTTACGAGGGCACGTTAACTCCTTCCCAAGTGACTGACTTGGCGCAAACGAGTGAATAA